In Methanobacterium sp., the DNA window ACATTTACCCAAGATTTGTTTTCACCACTGGAGACAGTATGGGAATGAACATGGTCACAATAGCCACTGAAACTGCTTTAAACCTTTTAAACACTAAAACTGGTGTTCACGTTGTTGCATTAAGTGGAAACGTATGTGTTGATAAAAAACCATCCTCATTGAACTTCATTGAAGGAAGAGGAAAGAGTATCACTGCAGAATTAGTTGTTCCAAAGGATATAGTTAAAAACAAACTTAAAACAACTCCAGAATCCATAGTTGAAGTTAACACGGCTAAAAACCTAATTGGTTCTGCAATTTCAGGAAGTATGGGATTCAATGCACAATATGCAAACATGATAGGTGCCATATTTTTAGCAACGGGACAGGATGAAGCTCATATAGTTGAAGGAAGTTTAGGCATAACCACTGCCATGGTTGAAGAAAATGGAGACCTTTATTTTGCAGTTACACTACCTGACGTGCCGTTAGCTACTTTTGGCGGTGGAACAAGCCTTGAAACAGCTCGTGAATGCCTGGAAATAATGGATTGTTATGGAAATGGAAAGGTTAAAAAGTTTGCTGAAATCGTTGCAGGAACAGTTCTTGCTGGGGAGCTTTCATTGATGGGTGCTTTGGCTGCAGGGCATCTTGCAAGGGCGCATAAAGATTTGGGAAGAGCTTAAGTTTATTTTTAATGTTTTATGGAGAAAAATAAGAAATGAATATAAGAGAATTCATTGAAGAATACCTTAAAATGAGCAGATATGTTGCACTGGGTACTTTAGACGGAATACTGGCAGTTATGGGTGTAACCCTCGCTGCAAGCGGTGTAGCTGCTGCAAGCGGTGCAGATATCTCAAATTATGTCATAGGACTTACAGGATTAAGCGGAGGAATAGCTCTGGCAATGTCCAATGCATTTGGCTCATTTATCGGTGAACGTGCAGAAGAATCACGAACACTCAGAGAACTTGAAGAAAAAATGATGCTGAGTGAAGGGGAACTTGATGACACTCTCATTCATAAACAAGCCAAAAGAAGAATATACATGAGCATGTTTACCCATGGGTTTTCAAGTTTCATAGGTTCATTTGTGCCAGTAGTTCCATTTTTATTAATTGCAGATAGATTAACAGCTTTAATAACTACATTAGTTGCCTGTTTTATTGCATTAATTATGCTGGGAATATATCTGGGTAAAGTCTCCCGAGAAAGTCTGATAAAAACAAGCATTGAAATTGTAGCTATAGGTGTACTTATCAGT includes these proteins:
- a CDS encoding TIGR00267 family protein; amino-acid sequence: MNIREFIEEYLKMSRYVALGTLDGILAVMGVTLAASGVAAASGADISNYVIGLTGLSGGIALAMSNAFGSFIGERAEESRTLRELEEKMMLSEGELDDTLIHKQAKRRIYMSMFTHGFSSFIGSFVPVVPFLLIADRLTALITTLVACFIALIMLGIYLGKVSRESLIKTSIEIVAIGVLISVISFLIGGSH
- the hmgA gene encoding hydroxymethylglutaryl-CoA reductase (NADPH), whose product is MVNEREIIDKLINGDIKLHEIEKYAENIDEALTIRRKFAEEISNTELKNISNYSINMELASKKNIENPIGVIQIPLGIAGPLKVNGDHANGKFYVPLATSEGALLASINRGFSVISASGGVTTKILDDKMTRAPVLKAKSVTDAIQIKSWINNNFQELKEAAETTTRHGKLIKIDPIMVIGKYIYPRFVFTTGDSMGMNMVTIATETALNLLNTKTGVHVVALSGNVCVDKKPSSLNFIEGRGKSITAELVVPKDIVKNKLKTTPESIVEVNTAKNLIGSAISGSMGFNAQYANMIGAIFLATGQDEAHIVEGSLGITTAMVEENGDLYFAVTLPDVPLATFGGGTSLETARECLEIMDCYGNGKVKKFAEIVAGTVLAGELSLMGALAAGHLARAHKDLGRA